Part of the Bacillus andreraoultii genome is shown below.
GTCAAATCAAGGATGTATATTAATGCAAGCTTATGATGTTGAAAAAGGTGCAGGAACAATGAGTCCATATACTTTTTTACGAGCAATTGGTCCAGAACCATGGCGTGTTGCTTACGTAGAACCTTCAAGAAGGCCAGCAGATGGTCGATATGGTGAAAACCCTAATCGCCTATATCAACACCATCAATTTCAAGTAATTATTAAACCTTCTCCTGATAATATTCAAGAACTTTACTTAGATTCTTTACGTGCGCTAGGAATTGACCCACTTCAACATGATATTCGCTTTGTTGAAGATAACTGGGAAAATCCATCACTTGGTTGTGCAGGTCTTGGTTGGGAAGTATGGCTTGATGGAATGGAAATCACCCAGTTTACTTATTTTCAACAAGTAGGTGGATTAGAATGTAAGCCCGTATCTGTAGAAATAACTTATGGAATTGAACGTCTAGCTTCTTATATACAAGATAAAGAGAATGTGTTTGATCTTGAATGGACAGAAGGGTTTACGGTGCGCGATATTTTTGGACAACCAGAATATGAACATTCGAAATACGCATTCGAAACATCTGATAGTGAAATGCTCTTTCATTTATTTCATGTGTATGAAAAAGAAGCCCATCGGCAAATGGATGAAGGTCTTGTTCACCCAGCCTATGATTATGTGTTGAAATGCTCGCATGTATTCAATTTACTTGATGCAAAAGGAGAAATCTCTGTTACTGAACGGACTGCATATTTAGCTCGTTGTCGTAACTTAGCTAGAAAAATAGCAAGAACATTTTACGATGAACGTGAGAAGTTAGGATTCCCAATTTTAAATAAGAGAAAGGGGAATGACAATGAATAAAAAAGATTTATTGTTAGAAATTGGATTAGAAGAAGTACCCGCTCGCTTTCTATTAGATGCAAGCCAACAATTAGCTGACCAAATTGAGCAATTATTTAAAGAACAAAATATCGGCTATGGTCAAGTCCATGTTTATTCAACTCCAAGAAGACTAGCAGTTTATATTGAGGATGTTAATGAAAAACAAGAAGATATAAATGAAGAAGTAAAAGGCCCTGCAAAGAAAATTGCGATAGATGAAGCTGGTAACTGGACAAAGGCTGCACAAGGTTTTACGAGAGGGCAAGGAAAGACGGTAGATGATATTTATTTTAAAGAAGTAAGTGGTGTTGAATATGTATATGTGAATAAACATATTCAAGGTAAAAATACGGTAGAAATTTTGGAAACATTACAAGATGTAATTACAAGTTTAACCTTTTCTAAAAATATGCGCTGGGCAAACTTTGATCTTCGTTATATTCGGCCTATTCGCTGGATTATTGCGTTATATGGTAAACAAGTACTAAATGTTCAAATTACAAATGTAAAGGCAAGTAATAAGTCTTACGGACATCGATTTTTGGGGGATACCGTTTCAATTGAGGAGCCGAAAGAATACAAATCTTTATTACAATCGCAATATGTTTTAGTCGATTATGAAGAAAGAAAAACATCCATATTAAATCAAATTCATCAATTAGAGAAAGAACAAAACTGGGTCGTTCCAGTTGACGAAAAATTGTTGGAAGAAGTAACAAATCTTGTTGAGTATCCAACAGTTTTATTCGGTACTTTTGAAGAGGAATATTTAAAATTACCAAAAGAAGTATTAATTACTACAATGAAGGAACATCAACGTTATTTCCCGGTGCAAGACCAATCCGGAAATTTATTGAATTACTTTATAACCGTACGTAATGGGGATTCTCAACATATCGAAAATGTGCGTAAAGGTAATGAAAAAGTCATTCGTGCAAGACTACAAGATGCGGTTTTCTTTTACGAAGAAGATCAAAAATTATCAATTCAAGACGGTTTATCGAAGTTAGAAAGAGTTATTTATCATGATGAAATTGGTACTTATAAAGAAAAGGTAGGGCGGGTTAAAGAGCTATCTTATTATATGTTACAACAACTTCACCTTTCAAAAGAGGTAGAGGCTAACACATTAAGAGCTGCAGAGATATGTAAGTTTGACTTAGTAACACAAATGGTTGATGAATTCCCTGAATTGCAAGGATATATAGGTGAAAACTATGCCCTTATTCACGGGGAAAATACTCATGTGGCTAAAGCGATTTATGAACATTACCTGCCAAAAAGTGCGGACGGAATTATACCTAAAACAGATCCAGGCGCCATTGTGAGTATCGCGGATAAATTAGATACAATATGTTCATTCTTTGCTATCGGAGTGATTCCGAGTGGTTCTCAAGATCCTTATAGTTTAAGAAGGCAAGCAACAGGTGTCGTACAAATTTTAATAAATAAAGGTTGGAATATTAACTTCACATTGCTCTTAAAAGAAAGTATAGATAGAACAAAAACATTTTCAAAACGAAATGAGGAGGAAGTTCTTCAAGATGTATTAGACTTCTTTAAGTTACGGTTTAAACACTTACTTACAGAAAAGGGCATCCATTTTGATATTATTGATGCCGTATTAGAGGCACCAATTGCCGATATTAAATCACTAGTAACGAAAGCTGAGATTTTAGAAGATAGAAAAGGAAGTACGACATTTAAAGAAGAAGTTGAGGCTTTAAGTAGGGTTATTAATATTGCTAAAAAAGCAACAACAATATCTGAAGTTAATCCGGCATTATTTGAAAATGAATCAGAGAATGCTTTGTTTGAAAAATATAAAGAGGTTTCTAATAAGTTGCGAACAGTAAATGATATGGAAGAATACTATCGATTGTTGATAGGATTGAAAGAATCAATTAACGGTTACTTTGACAAGACGATGGTTATGACTGATCAAGAAGAAGTTCGCCAAAACCGTTTATCCTTAATGAAACTTATTTCAAGTACAATCAAAACATTTGCCCATTTTTCATTACTTATTGTAAAGTGATTAGTAGAACATATTGTCACTTATAACGAAAAATAACATGACTAAAAACTATCTTTTTGTAAAATATATATATTCGTTTAGGCAAGATATGTTATTTTTTGCTGGTTGGGTGGTGAGTAAAATAGAACTTAGTAAACGACAAGAAAAAATTATTCAAATTGTAAGGGAAAACGGTCCGATTACGGGGGAACATATTGCAGAAAAGTTAAATTTAACACGTGCAACATTGCGACCAGATTTAGCTATTTTAACAATGGCAGGATTTTTAGATGCAAGGCCGCGGGTTGGATACTTTTATACAGGAAAAAGTAGTACACAACTATTATCTGAAAGTATCAAAAAAATAAAAGTGAATGATTTTAAATCGATTCCTGTCGTTGTTAATGAGAATGTAACGGTTTATGATGCCATTGTTACAATGTTTTTAGAAGATGTTGGGACACTTTTTATAGTCGATAATGATAACTTGTTAGTTGGCGCATTATCTAGAAAAGACTGCTTACGTGCTAGCATTGGTAAGCAGGATTTGAACTCTGTCCCAGTGCACATCATTATGACAAGAATGCCAAATATTACGATGTGTAAAGGTGATGACTTGTTAATTCACGTAGCAGAGAAGTTAATTGAAAAACAAATCGATGCCTTGCCTATTGTAAGAGATAAGGATAAAGGGTATGAAGTCGTCGGTAGAGTGACGAAATCAAATATTACAAAGGCATTTGTCACCCTCTTTAACGACGAGTAGGAAAGACGCATGCAGCTTTATGGTGCTAGACAAACAGATAAGGAGATGATACTCAGATGACGAGACCTCCTATATATATAGTATCTGACTCGGTAGGAGAAACGGTCGAATTAGTTACAAAAGCTGCGATGAGCCAGTTCAATGGTGCAAGAGTAGATTTACAAAGAATACCGTTTGTTGAAGATCACACGACCATTGACGAGGTTATTTCGCTTGCTAAATTAAATCAAGGAATTATTGTTTTTACACTTGTTAAGCCTGATATGAGAAAGTATTTAACAGAAAGAGCGAATCAAGAAAATATTTTCGCTTTTGATGTATTAGGTCCACTCATTGATCAATTTGAGGAAATATCTGGTGTGACTGCAAAATATGAGCCTGGTCTTGTACGTAAATTAGATGAAGATTACTTTAAAAAAATTGAAGCAATTGAGTTTGCTGTTAAATATGATGACGGTAAAGATCCAAATGGTCTTTTAAAAGCAGATATTGTGTTAATCGGTGTGTCTAGAACGTCAAAAACTCCGTTGTCCCAGTTTCTTGCGTTAAAACGGTATAAAGTAGCGAATGTTCCGATTGTACCAGAAGTTGAACCGCCTGAAGAATTATTTCAAATAGATGGTAGAAAGTGTATTGCTCTTAAAATTAGTCCTGACCAGTTAAATCATATTCGTAAAGAACGGTTAATCGCACTAGGCCTTGATGCAAAGGCCAATTATGCGAAAGAGGAAAGAATAAAACAAGAGCTTGAATACTTTGAACAGATTGTTAATCGCATTGGTTGTCATATGATTGACGTAACAAATAAAGCAGTAGAAGAGACTGCAAATATGATTGTTAATTACCTAAAGAAAATAGGTTAAAACGTTCATTTTCATTTCAATAATAAAGAAAAAGGCTATCCAATAATAAATGAAAATTTTATTATTGGATGGCCTTTTATGATGGATTGTATTTATATAAATTTGGAAATATTTTTATGAAACAATTAAATGGTAAAAAGCTTATTTTTGTATTATAATAAAAAATTGTACAGAAATTTTCACTTTTAGGTTTAGACTTGGGGATTTAAGAATAAACTTATTAATGATGAATGTCAAGAAATGAAAATAAAAATTTTTCGACATACATTTTCTTCTACAAAATGAAAGAAACTATGTACTTTCTAAGAAATTTGTCCTTGATAGAAGGAAAATGTGAACGAATGTAGAATCTTATTATCAAACCATAAGAAAATCCCGTGAAGTTAAACCAAAATATTATTAGACAAAAAATGTCGAATCTTGAAGGATATTTAAGATAAGAGTCGAATATTTAATAATGGGATGGAGATGTTCTTATGGGAGAACGGATTCCAAAAGAAATAATTAATGAAATTAGCCAATCTGTCGATATAGTGGATGTGATTAGTGAATATGTTCATCTAAAAAAACAGGGGAGAAATTATTTTGGTCTTTGCCCTTTTCATGATGAAAAATCACCATCGTTCTCCGTATCTGTTGATAAGCAAATTTTCTACTGTTTTGGCTGTCATGCTGGCGGGAATGTTTTTTCTTTCTTAATGGACCTTGAAGGTATTTCCTTTCAGGACGCTGCTATAAAATTAGCAGAGCGTGCGAATATTCCGTTACATATAGAAAAATTAAAAACAAATAATGTTGATGGTCCAAAAACAGATCATGAAAAAATGATTGAAGCCCATGAGCTACTAAGACAATTTTACCACCATTTATTAGTAAATACGAATAAGGGGCAAGAAGCTCTAGAATATTTAACAAAACGAGATTTTACTCGTGAAATGATTGACCACTTCCAAATTGGCTATTGTTTAAATGATTGGGATACCAGTTTGAAGTTTTTAAAATCAAGGGGGTTTCATGAGGAACTGCTGGAACAAGCAGGGTTAATTATTAGGAGTGAAGCGAATAATCGATATTTTGATCGGTTTCGCGGTAGAATCATTTTTCCAATTTATGACAATAAGGGAAATACAATCGCATTTTCTGGTCGTGTCATTCATGAGGGGGAACCTAAATATTTAAATAGTCCTGAAACACCAATATTCCATAAGGGAAAGGTATTATACAATTTCCATAAAGCAAGGCCTGCTATACGTAAGAAACAAGAAGTAATCATATTTGAAGGTTTTGCTGACTGTATATCTGCATTTGGTGCAGGTGTTGATAATGGAATTGGTACGATGGGGACGGCATTAACTGAAGAACATATTCATTTAATTAAGCGCAACACTGACCGGGTTATATTATGTTTTGATGCAGATAAAGCGGGCCAAAATGCAACGTTTAAAGCCGGGGAATTATTGCAAGAAGCGGGTTGTCTTGTTCAAGTGGCGGTTATTCCAGATGCGAAAGATCCAGATGAATACATTCGTGTTCATGGAAATGCATTTGTAAATAAAGTTATTGGGACAAGTTTGACATTCATGGCGTTTAAAATGAAATATTACCGTCAAGGCAAAAATCTTCAAAATGAAGGAGATCGTCTCATATATATCGAACAAGTATTAAAAGATATAGCTGCGATGGAAAATGCCATTGAACGAGATGTTTATTTACGTCAGATAGCTGAAGAATTCTCGATATCTTTAGATGCATTAAAACAACAACAGCGTAAATTATATTATGCTCACAGAAAGAAAACAAATAACCAACCACAACTAAAACATACACCTGTAATTATTCAAACTGAAAAGAAACTTAGGGAAGCTTTTGAAAACGCAGAGAGAATGTTAATCGCACAGATGCTGAAAAGTATTTCGTTTGCGAACCGCGTCCAAAAAGCTTTACAAAATTATACGTTTAATCTCGATGAACATCAAGCGATTGTAACCTACCTTTATGCATACTATGAAGAAGGAAATGAACCGGATTTAACACAATTTTTAAGTTTTGTTAAAGATAAGTACTTACGGGATTTAATCGCAGAAATTGGCATGATTCCAACGAATGATGATATTTCTGATAAAGAATTTACTGATTATATAAAGCATGTCATTAAACAGCATAAATTGCTCAAAATAAAGGAAAAAGAAAAAGCAAGTAAAGAAGCTGAATTGGAGAAAAATTATAAAAAGGCAGCAGAGCTTGTGAATGAAATAATCCTTTTAAAAAAATCGCTTTAATTGTCGGAAGGAGGGGAACAAATGGCTGAAAAATCAGCACGTTCCAAAGAAGAATCTGAACTTACTTTAGATCAGGTTAAAGACAAATTAATGGAGTTAGGAAAGAAAAGGGGATCTCTTTCTTACGATACAATCGCAAAAAATTTAGCTCAGTATGAATTAGACGCAGAGAATATGGATGATTTCTATGAGCAACTAACAGAACAAGGTGTTCAATTAGTTGAAGAAGCAGAAGAAGAAGATAGTGATCAACCTGATGATAATGAACTAGAAGGTGAAGAGGAATTTGATTTAAATGATTTAAGTGTTCCTCCTGGTGTTAAAATAAATGACCCTGTTCGAATGTATCTAAAAGAAATTGGTCGGGTAGATTTATTATCTCCTGAAGAAGAAATTGAATTAGCAGAAAGAATCGCCCAAGGTGACGAAGAAGCAAAGCGTAGATTGGCTGAAGCAAACTTACGTCTTGTTGTTAGTATTGCAAAAAGGTATGTAGGTAGGGGAATGTTATTTCTTGATTTAATTCAAGAAGGAAATATGGGTCTAATTAAAGCTGTTGAAAAGTTTGACTACAAAAAAGGATTTAAATTTAGTACGTATGCTACTTGGTGGATCCGTCAAGCGATTACGAGGGCAATTGCAGACCAAGCAAGAACCATTCGAATTCCTGTTCATATGGTCGAAACAATTAATAAATTAATTCGTGTTCAGCGGCAATTACTGCAAGACTTGGGAAGAGAACCGACGCCTGAAGAAATTGCCGAAGAGATGGATTTAACTCCTGAAAAGGTAAGAGAAATTTTAAAAATTGCGCAAGAACCTGTATCTCTTGAAACACCAATTGGTGAAGAAGATGATTCTCATCTAGGCGATTTTATTGAAGACCAAGACGCTACTTCACCATCAGACCACGCAGCATATGAAATGTTAAAGGAACAACTAGAAGATGTACTAGATACACTAACTGACCGTGAAGAAAATGTATTACGTCTCCGCTTTGGACTTGACGATGGACGAACTCGAACATTAGAAGAAGTGGGTAAAGTTTTTGGTGTTACCCGTGAACGGATTCGTCAAATCGAAGCAAAAGCTCTCCGAAAACTAAGGCATCCTAGTCGCAGTAAACGGCTCAAAGACTTTCTTGAGTAAAATATCTTTATCAGGTTTACCAACTTTTGGTAAGCCTTTTTTGTTAATAGGAAATTTTTCAATTTCTACTTTCCTTTACGCATAAGCGCATAAGGAAGGCGTAAGCGGCTACATCAAAGCCGAAAAGCTCTCTTTCTTATCCAAGCAAACGTTAGTCTCTTTGGTTATCTGAAAGCTCAAGCGCGTCCGAGAGTTTTCTTTATTATCGATTGGTTCTCATAAATCTCTATTTACTTCTTTCCAAACGAAATTTGAGAATTTGGCAGTATAACCCTTCACCGTTAAAAAATTGGTTTTCCAGTAAACTACGTCTTTTGCTCTTACTTAAAGATTGGACACCAAAGTATCCTTTCGTTCTCTTTGATAACCTACCTTAACTGAAATCTGTTCGTATTCGCTTACATGTTATTTGTCATCTATTTTATATAAAAATAAATGAATTTGCAAATTCCTTTGTAAAGAAAATCCAAAAAATATATGAGATGAGCATGAATTGATTTATTATTTAGATCGTTTTGTATTACAAAACCCAATGGTTAGTAACAGAAGTTGAAGAAACTTAAACAAAGAAAGTAAATTACCACTAATGAAAGCGCAGACAAATTCATATGGTTAGAATAGGACATTAATTAAAAAGGGGTTGAGTGAATGAATTTTCATTTGACAGATGAACAAAAATTGATTCAAAAAACAATAAGGGAATTTGCAGAAGAAGTAGTTGCGAAAGACGTTTTAGAAAGGGATCGTACAAAACTGTTTCCAAGGGAGATTTTTAAACAATTAAGTGAATTAGGACTAATGGGTCTGCCATTTCCTGAAGAATATGGGGGATCGGGTGCCGATACGATTAGTTTTGCGATTGTAGTTGAAGAGTTAAGTAAGGTATGTGCTTCTACTGGTATAACATATTCGGCCCATATTTCTCTTGGAGGAGCACCACTTCATTTATTTGGTACGAAAGAGCAAAAAGAAAAATATTTAACACAAATATGTAGTGGGGAATCGTTAGGTGCATTCGGACTTACAGAACCTGGTGCGGGCTCAGATGCAGGTGGGACAAAAACGACAGCAATTGCAAAAGATGGGAATTTTGTTATTAATGGGAATAAATGTTTCATAACAAATGCAAGTTACGCAAAATTTTTAGCAATAACTGCAATTACGAATAGAAAAGAATCAAATAAAGAGATTAGCGCAATCATCGTCCCTACAGATACAGATGGTTTTCAAATTACAGAGTACGAGGAGAAAATGGGCCTTCACGCTTCTAATACAACAGAGCTTTCTTTTACGAATGTAATCGTCCCAGAAGAAAATTTACTTGGAAAAAGAGGAGAAGGATTTAAACAATTTTTAGTTACATTAGATGGTGGAAGAATTGGAATCGGCGCAATGGCAGTAGGAATTGCACAAGCAGCATTTGAAAAGTCATTACAGTATGCGAAAGAACGTGAACAGTTTGGTAAAGCCATAGCGAGAAACCAAGCAATTCAATTTAAACTAGCAGATATGGCAATGAAAATAGAACTAGCTCGAAC
Proteins encoded:
- the glyQ gene encoding glycine--tRNA ligase subunit alpha is translated as MNIQNMILTLQKHWSNQGCILMQAYDVEKGAGTMSPYTFLRAIGPEPWRVAYVEPSRRPADGRYGENPNRLYQHHQFQVIIKPSPDNIQELYLDSLRALGIDPLQHDIRFVEDNWENPSLGCAGLGWEVWLDGMEITQFTYFQQVGGLECKPVSVEITYGIERLASYIQDKENVFDLEWTEGFTVRDIFGQPEYEHSKYAFETSDSEMLFHLFHVYEKEAHRQMDEGLVHPAYDYVLKCSHVFNLLDAKGEISVTERTAYLARCRNLARKIARTFYDEREKLGFPILNKRKGNDNE
- the glyS gene encoding glycine--tRNA ligase subunit beta; translated protein: MNKKDLLLEIGLEEVPARFLLDASQQLADQIEQLFKEQNIGYGQVHVYSTPRRLAVYIEDVNEKQEDINEEVKGPAKKIAIDEAGNWTKAAQGFTRGQGKTVDDIYFKEVSGVEYVYVNKHIQGKNTVEILETLQDVITSLTFSKNMRWANFDLRYIRPIRWIIALYGKQVLNVQITNVKASNKSYGHRFLGDTVSIEEPKEYKSLLQSQYVLVDYEERKTSILNQIHQLEKEQNWVVPVDEKLLEEVTNLVEYPTVLFGTFEEEYLKLPKEVLITTMKEHQRYFPVQDQSGNLLNYFITVRNGDSQHIENVRKGNEKVIRARLQDAVFFYEEDQKLSIQDGLSKLERVIYHDEIGTYKEKVGRVKELSYYMLQQLHLSKEVEANTLRAAEICKFDLVTQMVDEFPELQGYIGENYALIHGENTHVAKAIYEHYLPKSADGIIPKTDPGAIVSIADKLDTICSFFAIGVIPSGSQDPYSLRRQATGVVQILINKGWNINFTLLLKESIDRTKTFSKRNEEEVLQDVLDFFKLRFKHLLTEKGIHFDIIDAVLEAPIADIKSLVTKAEILEDRKGSTTFKEEVEALSRVINIAKKATTISEVNPALFENESENALFEKYKEVSNKLRTVNDMEEYYRLLIGLKESINGYFDKTMVMTDQEEVRQNRLSLMKLISSTIKTFAHFSLLIVK
- a CDS encoding helix-turn-helix transcriptional regulator; translated protein: MSKIELSKRQEKIIQIVRENGPITGEHIAEKLNLTRATLRPDLAILTMAGFLDARPRVGYFYTGKSSTQLLSESIKKIKVNDFKSIPVVVNENVTVYDAIVTMFLEDVGTLFIVDNDNLLVGALSRKDCLRASIGKQDLNSVPVHIIMTRMPNITMCKGDDLLIHVAEKLIEKQIDALPIVRDKDKGYEVVGRVTKSNITKAFVTLFNDE
- a CDS encoding pyruvate, water dikinase regulatory protein, with translation MTRPPIYIVSDSVGETVELVTKAAMSQFNGARVDLQRIPFVEDHTTIDEVISLAKLNQGIIVFTLVKPDMRKYLTERANQENIFAFDVLGPLIDQFEEISGVTAKYEPGLVRKLDEDYFKKIEAIEFAVKYDDGKDPNGLLKADIVLIGVSRTSKTPLSQFLALKRYKVANVPIVPEVEPPEELFQIDGRKCIALKISPDQLNHIRKERLIALGLDAKANYAKEERIKQELEYFEQIVNRIGCHMIDVTNKAVEETANMIVNYLKKIG
- the dnaG gene encoding DNA primase, with translation MGERIPKEIINEISQSVDIVDVISEYVHLKKQGRNYFGLCPFHDEKSPSFSVSVDKQIFYCFGCHAGGNVFSFLMDLEGISFQDAAIKLAERANIPLHIEKLKTNNVDGPKTDHEKMIEAHELLRQFYHHLLVNTNKGQEALEYLTKRDFTREMIDHFQIGYCLNDWDTSLKFLKSRGFHEELLEQAGLIIRSEANNRYFDRFRGRIIFPIYDNKGNTIAFSGRVIHEGEPKYLNSPETPIFHKGKVLYNFHKARPAIRKKQEVIIFEGFADCISAFGAGVDNGIGTMGTALTEEHIHLIKRNTDRVILCFDADKAGQNATFKAGELLQEAGCLVQVAVIPDAKDPDEYIRVHGNAFVNKVIGTSLTFMAFKMKYYRQGKNLQNEGDRLIYIEQVLKDIAAMENAIERDVYLRQIAEEFSISLDALKQQQRKLYYAHRKKTNNQPQLKHTPVIIQTEKKLREAFENAERMLIAQMLKSISFANRVQKALQNYTFNLDEHQAIVTYLYAYYEEGNEPDLTQFLSFVKDKYLRDLIAEIGMIPTNDDISDKEFTDYIKHVIKQHKLLKIKEKEKASKEAELEKNYKKAAELVNEIILLKKSL
- the rpoD gene encoding RNA polymerase sigma factor RpoD, with translation MAEKSARSKEESELTLDQVKDKLMELGKKRGSLSYDTIAKNLAQYELDAENMDDFYEQLTEQGVQLVEEAEEEDSDQPDDNELEGEEEFDLNDLSVPPGVKINDPVRMYLKEIGRVDLLSPEEEIELAERIAQGDEEAKRRLAEANLRLVVSIAKRYVGRGMLFLDLIQEGNMGLIKAVEKFDYKKGFKFSTYATWWIRQAITRAIADQARTIRIPVHMVETINKLIRVQRQLLQDLGREPTPEEIAEEMDLTPEKVREILKIAQEPVSLETPIGEEDDSHLGDFIEDQDATSPSDHAAYEMLKEQLEDVLDTLTDREENVLRLRFGLDDGRTRTLEEVGKVFGVTRERIRQIEAKALRKLRHPSRSKRLKDFLE
- a CDS encoding acyl-CoA dehydrogenase family protein; its protein translation is MNFHLTDEQKLIQKTIREFAEEVVAKDVLERDRTKLFPREIFKQLSELGLMGLPFPEEYGGSGADTISFAIVVEELSKVCASTGITYSAHISLGGAPLHLFGTKEQKEKYLTQICSGESLGAFGLTEPGAGSDAGGTKTTAIAKDGNFVINGNKCFITNASYAKFLAITAITNRKESNKEISAIIVPTDTDGFQITEYEEKMGLHASNTTELSFTNVIVPEENLLGKRGEGFKQFLVTLDGGRIGIGAMAVGIAQAAFEKSLQYAKEREQFGKAIARNQAIQFKLADMAMKIELARTMVYKAAWLKDQGRPFTKEASICKLFASEMCMEITSQAVQIHGGNGYMREYHVERYMRDAKLLEIGEGTSEIQRLVIARQIGC